One region of Moraxella sp. ZY210820 genomic DNA includes:
- a CDS encoding YdiU family protein produces MQIISRYATLNHQLYHCQTPIPLDGEPIAGHFNIKLAEQLQWTTQEQSAWLDYCSGHQTFAEFPSLAMVYAGHQFGQWAGQLGDGRGLLLAQLYDKQGNIIDLHLKGAGKTPYSRMGDGRAVLRSTIREYLAGHVLTELGVASSQAIGFCTSHQRIQRDGLERGAMLLRTADSHIRFGHFEWIRQYQPDLLAEFTKKCIEWHYPHCTEEEIPILAFVREVIRNTASLIAHWQLVGFAHGVMNTDNMNITGSTLDFGPFEFMERFRPARIHHHSDHQGRYVYQNQPAIAHWNLWAWLNTLIPLAPQGISKKQFQQQLLDCLENFEDYFLDTYQQGLAQKMGLPDFHVDSWDCGLAFLNILKQEQLDYSQSFILLQQQRFDDLRQQCLDTRAFDNFKQQYDNIRENQDINSLNQTMQQVNPYYILRKHQLQTAIEQAEQLDFSEVERLFELVKNPYQIKPDLEKPSDIAPQPKSMPEVVLSCSS; encoded by the coding sequence ATGCAAATTATTTCACGTTATGCGACTTTAAATCATCAGCTTTATCATTGCCAAACACCTATTCCACTTGATGGCGAACCGATTGCAGGACATTTTAATATCAAATTAGCTGAACAATTACAATGGACAACGCAAGAACAATCCGCTTGGTTAGATTATTGTAGCGGACATCAAACATTTGCTGAATTTCCAAGTTTGGCAATGGTTTATGCAGGACATCAGTTTGGACAATGGGCAGGGCAACTTGGTGATGGACGTGGCTTATTGTTAGCTCAACTGTATGATAAACAAGGAAATATCATAGATTTACACCTCAAAGGTGCAGGTAAAACACCTTATTCTCGTATGGGTGATGGACGAGCGGTATTACGTTCAACCATTAGAGAATATTTGGCAGGGCATGTACTGACGGAATTAGGTGTTGCATCAAGCCAAGCGATTGGATTTTGTACATCTCATCAACGTATTCAGCGTGATGGTTTAGAACGTGGTGCTATGTTATTACGCACAGCAGATAGTCATATTCGTTTCGGTCATTTTGAATGGATTCGCCAATATCAGCCTGATTTATTGGCAGAATTTACCAAAAAATGTATAGAATGGCATTATCCACATTGTACAGAAGAAGAGATACCCATTTTGGCTTTTGTACGAGAAGTAATTCGTAATACAGCTTCTTTAATTGCTCATTGGCAACTCGTTGGCTTTGCACACGGTGTCATGAACACTGACAATATGAATATTACTGGTTCAACCTTAGATTTTGGACCTTTTGAATTTATGGAACGTTTTCGTCCAGCCCGTATTCATCATCATTCTGACCATCAAGGGCGATATGTTTATCAAAATCAACCTGCAATTGCACATTGGAATTTATGGGCATGGCTCAATACGTTGATTCCACTTGCCCCACAAGGCATCAGCAAAAAACAATTTCAACAGCAATTACTCGATTGTTTAGAAAATTTTGAAGATTATTTTTTAGATACCTATCAACAAGGCTTAGCACAAAAAATGGGCTTGCCTGATTTTCATGTTGATAGCTGGGATTGTGGTTTAGCATTTTTGAATATTTTAAAACAGGAACAACTCGATTATAGTCAAAGTTTTATTTTGCTACAGCAACAACGTTTTGATGATTTACGCCAACAATGTTTAGATACCCGTGCTTTTGATAATTTTAAGCAACAGTATGATAATATTAGAGAAAATCAAGATATAAATAGTTTAAATCAAACCATGCAACAGGTGAATCCGTATTATATTTTGCGTAAACATCAACTGCAAACAGCAATTGAACAGGCGGAACAACTGGATTTTAGTGAAGTCGAACGTTTATTTGAATTGGTAAAAAATCCTTATCAAATTAAACCAGATTTAGAAAAACCAAGTGATATTGCTCCACAACCGAAATCCATGCCTGAAGTGGTGTTGAGTTGTTCGTCTTAA
- a CDS encoding transposase, translating into MSNYLRYYSGKMYFFTLVAFERRAIFCQPDFLNAFRDAIKEVRTICPFQVIAWVQLPDHLHCIIEFDNPDVNFGRFWGAIKRKTTKLCPQYQMDIHDLSLSKVLRNEKGIFQRRFYEHLIRDNNDLIQHLNYIHYNPIKHGLVQQVKEWQYSTFHRYVKNGFYDENWGNNIDISDLNELD; encoded by the coding sequence ATGTCAAACTATTTACGCTATTATTCAGGAAAAATGTATTTTTTCACATTAGTTGCTTTTGAACGCAGAGCGATATTTTGTCAACCTGATTTTTTAAATGCTTTTCGTGACGCAATTAAGGAAGTGAGAACAATTTGTCCATTTCAAGTTATCGCTTGGGTACAATTACCAGACCATTTACATTGCATTATAGAATTTGACAACCCTGATGTTAATTTCGGTCGTTTTTGGGGAGCAATCAAACGAAAAACTACAAAATTATGTCCACAATACCAAATGGATATACACGATTTAAGTTTATCCAAAGTATTAAGAAATGAAAAAGGTATTTTTCAAAGAAGATTTTATGAACATCTAATTCGTGATAATAATGATTTAATACAACATCTAAATTATATCCATTATAATCCAATTAAACATGGTTTAGTACAACAAGTTAAAGAATGGCAATATTCTACTTTTCATCGCTACGTTAAAAATGGTTTTTATGATGAAAATTGGGGAAATAATATTGATATATCTGATTTAAATGAATTAGATTAA
- a CDS encoding Hsp33 family molecular chaperone HslO, translating to MNDYRQRFFIADAPVRGEVVHLQDSLNTILSQRDYAPAVKILLGEMLVATALLASTLKIQGRISLQIQASGAFKWAMAECNHLGEVRALADYEPQNDYQQLNHQVVLNSLQQPVLFINIEPEFGERYQGIVPLDQATLAECLKQYFDLSVQIPTEIILASDEQQAGGLLLQLLPRQEHEKEFIDEDLFPRLKMLAQTLKADELLNLEANEILYRLYHEEQIRLPELEELKFGCTCSHERCENALLQIGVDAVKDTLMHQDPIVMDCQFCQARYQFGASEALALFGEKLSIH from the coding sequence ATGAACGATTATCGCCAACGATTTTTTATTGCAGATGCTCCTGTGCGTGGAGAGGTAGTGCATTTGCAAGATAGTCTCAACACCATTTTATCGCAACGAGATTATGCCCCTGCGGTTAAAATTTTATTGGGTGAAATGTTGGTTGCAACTGCATTATTAGCCAGTACACTTAAAATTCAAGGACGAATTAGCCTACAAATTCAAGCCAGTGGTGCATTTAAATGGGCAATGGCAGAATGTAACCATTTGGGTGAAGTGCGTGCTTTGGCGGATTATGAACCACAAAATGATTATCAGCAACTGAATCATCAAGTCGTGCTAAATAGTTTACAACAGCCAGTGTTATTTATTAATATTGAACCTGAATTTGGCGAACGGTATCAAGGTATTGTGCCGTTAGATCAGGCAACATTGGCAGAATGTTTAAAGCAATATTTTGATTTATCAGTACAAATTCCAACCGAAATTATTTTAGCGAGTGATGAACAACAAGCAGGTGGTTTATTATTGCAACTGTTGCCACGCCAAGAGCATGAAAAAGAATTTATTGATGAAGATTTATTCCCACGCTTAAAAATGTTGGCTCAGACCTTAAAAGCTGATGAATTGTTGAATTTAGAAGCCAATGAAATTTTATATCGTTTGTATCATGAAGAGCAAATTCGTTTGCCTGAGTTAGAAGAATTAAAATTTGGTTGTACCTGTTCGCATGAACGTTGTGAAAATGCTTTATTACAAATTGGTGTTGATGCGGTGAAAGATACCTTAATGCACCAAGACCCAATTGTGATGGATTGTCAATTTTGTCAAGCCCGTTATCAATTTGGAGCAAGTGAGGCATTAGCATTATTTGGTGAGAAATTAAGCATTCATTAA
- a CDS encoding DUF5397 family protein, translating to MSALMIQQEMIVPVGSIRTFGLYGHPYLVSDKSEQGDDGKIWVEIHKLETGEKDYYPLNEILLDPEAE from the coding sequence ATGAGTGCATTAATGATACAACAAGAAATGATAGTTCCTGTTGGTTCGATTAGAACGTTTGGTTTATATGGTCATCCTTATTTAGTATCTGATAAATCAGAGCAAGGAGATGATGGTAAAATTTGGGTGGAAATTCATAAATTAGAAACAGGGGAAAAAGATTATTATCCGCTCAATGAAATTCTTTTAGACCCAGAGGCAGAATAA
- a CDS encoding virulence factor: protein MYAIGFDLSVKETAKNHPKGVTQAYADIEATLKKFGFNRVQGSLYITENEDMALITKAMVSLKKLSWFSLSIRDIRAFKVEQWSDFNSFFKEDF, encoded by the coding sequence ATGTATGCGATTGGTTTTGATTTATCAGTCAAAGAAACTGCTAAAAATCACCCCAAAGGTGTTACGCAGGCGTATGCTGATATTGAAGCAACATTAAAGAAATTCGGCTTTAATCGTGTGCAGGGAAGTTTGTATATTACTGAAAATGAAGATATGGCATTGATTACCAAAGCAATGGTATCTCTTAAAAAATTGTCGTGGTTTAGTCTATCAATTAGAGATATTCGTGCTTTTAAAGTTGAACAATGGTCTGATTTTAATTCTTTTTTCAAAGAAGATTTTTAG
- the yegQ gene encoding tRNA 5-hydroxyuridine modification protein YegQ — protein sequence MNQMMKKAELLCPAGTFKNMQYAFAYGADAVYAGQARYSLRVRNNDFDEENLKKGIEYAHALGKQFYVVVNIQAHNAKLKTFIDDLRPIIDMKPDALIMSDAGMIMMVREAFPDQVIHLSVQANAVNWATVKFWKQMGISRVILSRELSMKEIGEIIAEVPDMEIEVFVHGALCMAYSGRCLLSGYINKRDANQGTCTNSCRWSYNTYKATENETGDIVPVEQPVQTFNPSQQIQTINLNGDAIMGDDYVEQPSNEVVLIEEQGRKGELMAMYEDEHGTYIMNSKDLRAVELVPDLVNMGVHSLKIEGRTKSHYYVARTAQVYRKAIDDAVAGKPFDTSLIGALDGLANRGYTEGFLRRHVHSDYQNYEYGTSKTDNQQFVAEVATVTAERLTLDVKNKIMVGDEIEIMTPQGNVNYTLNEMWDKKGNPIDGALGSGWVCQISNPFKDLGEDVLKFALIMKKVDEPIYT from the coding sequence ATGAACCAAATGATGAAAAAAGCCGAACTCCTTTGCCCAGCGGGTACATTTAAAAATATGCAATATGCTTTCGCTTACGGTGCAGATGCCGTATATGCAGGGCAGGCACGTTATAGTTTGCGTGTGCGTAATAATGATTTTGATGAAGAAAATTTAAAAAAGGGCATCGAATATGCTCATGCGTTGGGTAAACAATTTTATGTTGTGGTGAATATTCAAGCACATAATGCCAAACTCAAAACCTTTATTGACGATTTACGTCCAATTATTGACATGAAACCAGATGCATTGATTATGTCCGATGCGGGTATGATTATGATGGTGCGTGAAGCATTTCCCGATCAAGTCATTCATTTATCGGTACAAGCCAATGCGGTAAATTGGGCAACGGTGAAATTTTGGAAACAAATGGGCATTAGCCGTGTCATTTTAAGCCGTGAATTGTCGATGAAAGAAATTGGTGAAATTATTGCCGAAGTTCCAGATATGGAAATTGAAGTTTTTGTGCATGGTGCGTTGTGTATGGCGTATTCTGGGCGTTGTTTATTATCGGGTTATATCAATAAACGTGATGCCAATCAGGGAACTTGTACTAATTCATGCCGTTGGAGCTACAATACCTACAAAGCTACTGAAAATGAAACGGGCGATATTGTGCCTGTAGAACAACCTGTGCAAACCTTTAACCCGAGTCAGCAAATTCAGACCATTAACTTAAATGGCGATGCGATTATGGGCGATGATTATGTGGAACAGCCATCAAATGAAGTGGTGTTGATTGAAGAGCAGGGACGTAAAGGTGAATTGATGGCGATGTATGAAGATGAGCATGGCACTTATATTATGAATTCTAAGGATTTGCGTGCGGTTGAACTCGTACCTGATTTGGTAAATATGGGCGTACATTCATTAAAAATTGAAGGGCGTACCAAGTCGCATTATTATGTGGCTCGTACAGCACAAGTCTATCGTAAAGCGATTGATGATGCGGTGGCAGGAAAACCATTTGATACATCATTGATTGGTGCATTAGATGGCTTGGCAAATCGTGGTTATACCGAAGGTTTTTTACGCCGTCATGTGCATAGCGATTATCAAAATTATGAATATGGTACGTCAAAAACAGATAACCAACAATTTGTGGCTGAAGTTGCAACGGTAACCGCAGAACGTTTAACGCTTGATGTAAAAAATAAAATCATGGTGGGCGATGAAATTGAAATTATGACCCCACAAGGTAATGTAAATTATACTTTAAATGAGATGTGGGATAAAAAAGGAAATCCGATTGATGGGGCGTTAGGCTCTGGTTGGGTTTGCCAAATTTCTAATCCTTTTAAAGACTTAGGGGAAGATGTTTTAAAATTTGCCCTTATTATGAAAAAGGTTGATGAGCCGATTTATACTTGA
- the nusB gene encoding transcription antitermination factor NusB has translation MAQQRTQQAIYSAKRKARRFAVQGIYEWQMSGNPAHEIEARTRAENAMHKVDLNYYHELLSEVIRQVSDLDALLSSVIDRDLSTLDAVELATLRLGTYELRDHIEIPYRVVLDEAIELAKHFGGADSHKYINGVLDKMASKLRADEKAVNHT, from the coding sequence ATGGCTCAACAACGTACCCAACAAGCCATTTATTCAGCAAAACGCAAGGCTCGCCGTTTTGCGGTGCAAGGCATTTATGAATGGCAAATGAGTGGCAATCCTGCTCATGAAATCGAAGCTCGTACTCGTGCTGAAAATGCTATGCACAAAGTCGATTTAAATTATTATCATGAATTGCTCAGCGAAGTGATTCGCCAAGTAAGTGATTTAGATGCTCTGCTGTCCTCAGTCATTGACCGTGATTTAAGTACGCTTGATGCAGTAGAATTAGCAACTTTACGTCTTGGCACTTATGAATTGCGAGACCATATTGAAATTCCGTATCGTGTGGTCTTGGACGAAGCGATTGAATTAGCAAAACATTTTGGCGGTGCCGATAGCCATAAATATATCAACGGTGTGTTGGATAAAATGGCGAGTAAATTGCGTGCTGATGAAAAAGCGGTTAATCATACTTAA
- the ribE gene encoding 6,7-dimethyl-8-ribityllumazine synthase, giving the protein MSIQKIEGQLHLAQQDRYAIVVGRFNSFVVEHLLEGAIDTLKRHGVAEENITVAYAPGAWELPVVVKKFAQANKHDAIIALGAVIRGSTPHFDFVAGECAKGLGVVALESTLPVINGVLTTDSIEQAIERSGTKAGNKGSEAALTAIEMVQLLKQIG; this is encoded by the coding sequence ATGTCTATCCAAAAAATTGAAGGTCAATTACACCTTGCTCAACAAGACCGTTATGCGATTGTTGTTGGTCGTTTTAATAGCTTTGTGGTTGAACATTTACTTGAAGGTGCGATTGACACCTTAAAACGTCATGGCGTAGCGGAAGAAAATATCACTGTTGCTTATGCACCGGGGGCATGGGAATTACCAGTTGTGGTGAAAAAATTTGCTCAAGCCAATAAACATGACGCAATTATTGCACTTGGTGCGGTGATTCGTGGTAGCACACCACACTTTGATTTTGTAGCTGGTGAATGTGCCAAAGGTTTAGGAGTTGTGGCATTAGAAAGCACGCTCCCTGTCATCAATGGTGTTTTAACAACTGACAGCATCGAACAAGCAATTGAACGTTCTGGCACAAAAGCAGGTAATAAAGGCTCTGAAGCTGCATTGACCGCCATTGAAATGGTTCAATTATTAAAACAAATTGGATAA
- the ribBA gene encoding bifunctional 3,4-dihydroxy-2-butanone-4-phosphate synthase/GTP cyclohydrolase II: protein MQLNTVEELIADIRAGKMVILMDDEDRENEGDLVMAATHVRPEDINFMITHARGLVCLPISKERAEQLNLPLMVESNGAQHGTNFTLSIEAAEGVATGISAKERAHTIRTAVAAHAKPSDIVQPGHIFPLIAQPGGVLHRAGHTEASCDLARLAGLEPAAVICEIIKEDGEMARRPDLEIFAQQHGLKIGTIADLIHYRMTNEQTIERIDQQSIHTTYGEFELYRYREMGSPDIHVALVKGNPADGISTVRVHGFKPARDLLKIQQNNQSSWDIDRALQYIANSERGVFVWIGQEMQDLGQALGQVQQPTHAKSNSTLSRQYQTIGVGAQILRDVGVQQMRLLSSPLKFNALSGFNLEVVEYISA, encoded by the coding sequence ATGCAACTAAATACCGTTGAAGAACTGATTGCCGATATACGTGCAGGCAAAATGGTCATTCTCATGGATGATGAAGACCGTGAAAATGAAGGCGATTTGGTGATGGCAGCCACACACGTTCGTCCTGAAGATATTAACTTTATGATTACCCATGCTCGTGGATTAGTCTGCTTACCAATTAGTAAAGAACGTGCAGAACAACTGAATTTACCTTTGATGGTCGAAAGTAATGGTGCTCAGCACGGTACAAATTTCACGCTATCGATTGAAGCGGCGGAAGGTGTTGCAACAGGCATTTCTGCCAAAGAACGGGCTCATACCATTCGTACAGCAGTTGCCGCTCATGCTAAACCATCTGACATCGTACAGCCTGGGCATATTTTCCCCTTGATTGCACAACCTGGTGGCGTATTACATCGAGCAGGACATACAGAAGCAAGCTGTGATTTAGCTCGTTTGGCGGGCTTAGAACCTGCGGCTGTCATTTGTGAAATCATCAAAGAAGACGGCGAAATGGCTCGCCGTCCAGATTTAGAGATTTTTGCTCAACAACACGGTTTAAAAATTGGTACAATTGCCGATTTAATTCATTATCGCATGACCAATGAACAAACCATTGAGCGTATTGATCAACAAAGCATTCATACAACTTATGGTGAATTTGAGTTGTATCGTTATCGTGAAATGGGCAGTCCTGATATTCATGTAGCATTGGTTAAAGGCAATCCTGCTGATGGTATTTCAACCGTGCGTGTACATGGTTTTAAACCTGCTCGAGATTTATTGAAAATTCAGCAGAATAATCAATCATCTTGGGACATCGACCGTGCATTACAATACATTGCCAATAGCGAACGTGGTGTATTTGTATGGATTGGACAAGAAATGCAAGATTTAGGACAGGCTTTAGGACAAGTACAACAGCCAACGCATGCTAAATCAAATAGTACATTATCTCGTCAATATCAAACCATTGGCGTGGGTGCTCAAATCTTGCGTGATGTTGGGGTACAACAAATGCGTTTATTGAGTTCTCCATTAAAATTCAATGCCTTGTCTGGGTTTAATTTAGAAGTGGTTGAATATATTTCAGCTTAA
- a CDS encoding penicillin-binding protein 1A, protein MKNLSFFKIFRSILIFFAMMLITIPMGFYGMYLYITPSLPDVKTLKKAPLLKPLQIYTIDEQLIAEFGSKLSLPVTYQEIPQDFIHAFLAAEDSSFFEHGGISFKSLGRAVSESITGADTQTGGSTITMQVAKNYFLTPDRTFKRKLTEIFLARHIEENLDKEEILTLYVNKIFLGKNAYGIQAAAQIYYDKKLKDLTIAQMAMLAGLPKAPSKYNPVVNPERALERRNWILGRMLQLGYINQAQYTQAISEPIALNMVTRTVPNRFPYVAEMVRKELVSNFGEQAIDSGFKVYTTIDSVRQTYAEEAVRKGIEDYDRRHGWRGPEAHDVPLENFVPYYNMFPAKVLKVTGVGFTAELQDGELVRVSRQNMPAYIFRNANVATGGGVGQFVKEKDIVRLRPNKDRTVWTLVHTPRVQAQLISIHPNDGSIVAIAGGYNYFHSKFNRATQGWRQPGSIIKPFVYALALERGMTPHTHISDNAIRIGSWSPKNADGRYLGMMPLRRALYLSRNTVSVRLLQMVGLERTRQLFIDFGLTEEQIPRNYTIALGTPQVLPIQMATGYATFANGGYRVQPYFIQRIEDHTGKQIFKANPEYACIKCIADNKKITDMIIKRGVEQDEADDENATLDEINAKIETKEKAMNGKQAEQKESTQTAKIQAEYRQAHRILKSNSAYEMAGILRDVIRIGTGKAALKIGRGDLGGKTGTTNDAKDAWFAGFNGQMVTVVWVGYDQPATLGRREYGGVAALPIWSNFMAKSLRGTPESWVKLDENGNKTIDRSDIVVANQSKDKKQNNTQEKSAPPEAVPIYLARSINTAPAPRPSSRNVENDFADLPGESIPEEIITPKRKSTSSRQQDVENKRNNESEQAPQVHIEEQNIRPSRQAPPKMGSSETHNDGLENLLDGNM, encoded by the coding sequence ATGAAAAATCTATCTTTTTTTAAAATTTTTCGCTCAATTTTGATTTTTTTTGCCATGATGCTCATTACTATTCCAATGGGTTTTTATGGAATGTATCTTTATATTACTCCTTCGTTACCAGATGTAAAAACATTAAAAAAAGCACCTTTATTAAAACCATTACAAATTTATACCATTGATGAACAGCTCATTGCTGAGTTTGGTTCAAAACTTTCTTTACCTGTCACTTACCAAGAAATCCCACAAGATTTTATTCATGCGTTTTTAGCAGCAGAAGACTCATCATTTTTTGAACACGGCGGGATTAGTTTTAAAAGTTTAGGGCGTGCCGTGAGTGAATCTATTACTGGTGCAGATACACAAACTGGTGGCTCAACTATCACTATGCAGGTTGCTAAAAATTATTTCTTAACGCCTGATCGTACATTTAAACGTAAATTAACAGAAATCTTTTTAGCACGCCATATTGAAGAAAACTTAGATAAAGAAGAAATTTTAACACTCTATGTCAATAAAATTTTCTTAGGTAAAAATGCTTATGGTATTCAAGCAGCAGCTCAAATTTACTACGATAAAAAATTAAAAGATTTAACTATTGCACAGATGGCAATGTTGGCAGGCTTACCTAAAGCACCATCAAAATATAATCCTGTCGTTAATCCTGAACGTGCTTTAGAACGTCGTAATTGGATTTTAGGACGTATGCTACAATTGGGCTATATCAATCAAGCACAATATACACAAGCAATTTCCGAACCAATCGCACTCAATATGGTAACACGTACCGTACCAAATCGTTTTCCTTATGTTGCAGAAATGGTACGTAAAGAATTAGTCAGCAATTTTGGTGAACAAGCAATTGATTCTGGCTTTAAAGTTTATACTACCATTGATAGTGTACGTCAAACTTATGCAGAAGAAGCTGTACGTAAAGGAATTGAAGATTATGACCGCCGCCATGGTTGGCGTGGCCCAGAAGCACATGATGTACCACTAGAAAATTTTGTACCCTATTATAATATGTTCCCTGCAAAAGTGCTAAAAGTTACAGGTGTAGGATTTACTGCTGAATTACAAGATGGCGAACTTGTGCGTGTTTCACGCCAAAATATGCCTGCTTATATCTTCCGTAATGCTAATGTGGCTACTGGTGGCGGTGTAGGACAGTTTGTTAAAGAAAAAGATATTGTACGTTTACGCCCTAATAAAGACCGTACTGTTTGGACTTTGGTTCATACACCACGTGTACAAGCACAGCTAATTTCTATTCACCCAAATGATGGCTCGATTGTAGCCATTGCAGGTGGATATAATTATTTCCACTCAAAATTTAACCGTGCTACTCAAGGCTGGCGACAACCTGGTTCTATTATTAAACCATTTGTTTATGCACTAGCTTTAGAACGTGGCATGACACCGCATACACACATTAGTGATAATGCTATTCGTATTGGTAGTTGGTCACCTAAAAATGCTGATGGTCGTTATTTAGGTATGATGCCTTTACGCCGTGCTTTATATTTATCACGTAACACGGTTTCTGTACGTTTATTACAAATGGTTGGCTTAGAACGTACTCGTCAGTTATTTATTGATTTTGGTTTAACTGAAGAACAAATTCCACGCAACTACACCATCGCTTTGGGTACACCACAAGTATTACCAATTCAAATGGCAACAGGCTATGCGACTTTTGCGAATGGCGGTTATCGTGTACAACCTTACTTTATTCAACGTATCGAAGATCATACAGGCAAGCAAATTTTTAAAGCAAATCCTGAATATGCGTGTATTAAATGTATTGCTGATAATAAGAAAATCACTGATATGATTATTAAACGTGGTGTTGAACAAGATGAAGCTGATGATGAAAATGCAACTTTAGATGAAATTAATGCAAAAATTGAAACTAAAGAAAAAGCAATGAACGGTAAACAAGCGGAACAGAAAGAGTCTACTCAAACCGCTAAAATCCAAGCAGAATATCGTCAAGCTCATCGTATCTTAAAATCAAATTCTGCCTATGAAATGGCTGGTATTTTACGTGATGTAATCCGTATAGGTACAGGTAAAGCCGCTTTAAAAATTGGGCGTGGAGATTTAGGAGGTAAAACAGGTACTACTAATGATGCCAAAGATGCATGGTTCGCTGGTTTTAACGGACAAATGGTAACTGTGGTTTGGGTCGGTTATGACCAACCTGCCACTTTAGGTCGCCGTGAATATGGTGGTGTTGCCGCCTTACCAATTTGGTCTAATTTTATGGCAAAATCATTGCGTGGTACGCCTGAAAGTTGGGTAAAACTTGATGAAAATGGCAATAAAACTATCGACCGTAGCGATATTGTTGTTGCTAATCAATCTAAAGATAAAAAGCAAAACAATACTCAAGAAAAATCAGCACCGCCTGAAGCTGTACCAATTTATCTAGCTCGTTCAATCAATACAGCACCTGCACCACGTCCAAGTTCACGCAATGTAGAAAATGACTTTGCAGATTTACCGGGTGAAAGTATTCCTGAAGAAATTATTACGCCTAAACGTAAATCCACTTCTTCTCGTCAGCAAGACGTAGAAAATAAGCGTAATAATGAATCTGAACAAGCACCACAAGTACATATTGAAGAACAAAATATTCGTCCATCTCGCCAAGCACCACCTAAAATGGGCTCATCAGAGACTCATAATGATGGTTTAGAAAACTTGTTAGATGGTAATATGTAA
- a CDS encoding pilus assembly protein PilM — protein MLKLKRKPTNGIIGVDITSTSVKVLELTKQNGRYWVENYASVELPEGSVVEKNIVNTDAVGEALEKAIEKADTRTVNAATAIPNSLVINKVIEMDADMTDDEREVQIRMEAEQYIPFSLDEANLDFAVLDEPARTAGKVNVALVATRTENVDARVEVLNVAGLTPKVVDTEGYALERALATIANTFTVNVNILGVLDIGHSTTTFSVLQNGKVIYTREQSFGGKALTQAIQNHYGIDFKEANEAKIEGRLPDDYEAEVLEPFLEQVEQQASRALQFFQSSSTVGEIDHLLLIGGSANLPGLARKLQGNLGYRTTVANPFVQMSFANHIDTKKIENDAAGLLTVCGLALRGFD, from the coding sequence GTGCTCAAGTTAAAACGTAAGCCGACGAACGGCATAATTGGAGTGGATATTACTTCGACTTCAGTTAAAGTTCTTGAACTCACGAAACAAAATGGTCGATACTGGGTAGAAAACTATGCCAGTGTTGAATTGCCAGAAGGTAGTGTCGTTGAGAAAAATATTGTAAATACAGATGCTGTAGGTGAAGCTTTAGAAAAAGCGATTGAGAAAGCTGATACACGTACAGTAAATGCTGCCACAGCAATCCCAAATTCGCTAGTAATTAATAAAGTCATTGAAATGGATGCAGATATGACAGATGATGAGCGGGAAGTACAAATTCGTATGGAAGCAGAGCAGTATATTCCATTCTCATTAGATGAAGCAAATTTAGATTTTGCGGTTTTAGATGAGCCTGCACGAACTGCGGGCAAAGTTAATGTCGCACTTGTTGCCACACGTACTGAAAATGTGGACGCTCGTGTTGAAGTATTGAACGTTGCAGGTTTAACACCAAAAGTCGTTGATACAGAAGGCTATGCTTTAGAGCGTGCTTTAGCGACTATTGCAAATACCTTTACGGTGAATGTTAATATACTAGGAGTGTTGGATATTGGGCATTCAACCACAACATTCTCTGTATTACAAAATGGTAAAGTGATTTATACACGTGAACAGTCATTTGGTGGTAAGGCATTAACTCAAGCAATTCAAAACCATTATGGTATTGATTTTAAAGAAGCAAATGAAGCAAAAATAGAAGGTCGTTTGCCAGATGATTATGAAGCAGAAGTTTTGGAACCTTTCTTAGAACAGGTTGAACAACAAGCTTCTCGTGCTTTACAATTCTTCCAATCATCTTCAACAGTAGGTGAAATTGACCATTTATTATTAATTGGTGGTAGTGCGAATTTACCAGGTTTAGCTCGAAAGTTACAAGGTAACTTAGGTTATCGTACAACAGTTGCAAATCCATTTGTTCAAATGAGTTTCGCTAACCACATCGATACTAAGAAAATTGAAAATGATGCCGCAGGTCTACTTACAGTGTGTGGCTTGGCTTTACGAGGGTTTGATTAA